From Bacillota bacterium, one genomic window encodes:
- the thiS gene encoding sulfur carrier protein ThiS, which yields MRLEVNGKLVEAADGLCLEDFLVAREIPRAGLAVALNGRVLRPGENPPLRDGDRLELVRAVAGGAGEGDDHLAIAGVRLRSRLFVGTGKYPDEETMRRALEAAEPGLVTVAVRAMELESGGRGLLDAVDPGRHRLLPNTAGSTTVAQAVHMAELARAATGTEWIKLEIVGDERTLWPDVTATVEATRELVRQGFVVLAYTSPDLVGALRLEEAGAAAVMPLASPIGTGRGFQDWAGLRRIIERVQVPVVIDAGLGVPSEAARALEMGADAVLVNSAIAYAGDPPAMAAAFRLAVEAGRRAFLAGRMPLREEAVPSSPTEGLPTPEGRPATLRGAAR from the coding sequence TTGCGACTCGAGGTGAACGGCAAGCTCGTGGAGGCCGCCGACGGCCTCTGTCTGGAGGACTTCCTCGTCGCCCGGGAGATCCCGCGCGCCGGCCTGGCGGTAGCGCTCAACGGGCGCGTCCTCCGTCCCGGCGAGAACCCCCCGCTGCGCGACGGCGACCGGCTCGAGCTGGTCCGCGCCGTGGCCGGCGGCGCCGGCGAAGGCGACGACCACCTGGCCATCGCCGGCGTGCGGCTTCGCAGCCGGCTCTTCGTCGGCACCGGCAAGTACCCGGATGAGGAGACGATGCGCCGCGCGCTGGAGGCGGCCGAGCCCGGCCTGGTCACCGTCGCCGTCCGCGCCATGGAGCTGGAGTCCGGCGGGCGCGGCCTCCTGGATGCCGTCGACCCGGGCCGCCACAGGCTCCTGCCCAACACGGCCGGCTCCACCACTGTCGCCCAGGCCGTCCACATGGCCGAGCTGGCGCGGGCGGCGACGGGCACCGAGTGGATCAAGCTGGAGATCGTGGGCGACGAGCGGACGCTCTGGCCCGACGTGACGGCCACCGTGGAGGCGACGCGCGAGCTGGTCCGCCAGGGCTTCGTCGTCCTCGCCTACACCAGCCCCGACCTGGTGGGCGCCCTCCGCCTGGAGGAGGCCGGCGCCGCCGCCGTCATGCCCCTGGCCTCCCCCATCGGCACCGGGCGCGGCTTCCAGGACTGGGCGGGCCTGCGGCGCATCATCGAGCGCGTCCAGGTGCCCGTGGTCATCGACGCCGGCCTGGGCGTCCCCTCGGAGGCGGCGCGCGCGCTAGAGATGGGCGCCGACGCCGTGCTGGTCAACAGCGCCATCGCCTACGCCGGCGACCCGCCGGCCATGGCGGCCGCCTTCCGCCTGGCGGTGGAGGCCGGGCGGCGCGCCTTCCTCGCCGGTCGCATGCCGCTCCGGGAGGAAGCGGTCCCCTCCAGCCCCACCGAGGGGCTCCCCACACCGGAGGGCCGGCCCGCCACCCTGCGGGGTGCGGCCCGATGA
- the thiE gene encoding thiamine phosphate synthase yields MPGAVFHLITDRQRSAGDLMAALGAAVEAGVRWIQIREKTAPAEALYAFGRALQEDPRTRAAALIVNDRADVAMALGAAGVHLARKSLPVAAVRRFLPAGMLLGASVHSLGEALEAAEAGADYVTFGPVFPTRSHPGRQGQGLEALAAVVEAVRRPVLAIGGITPANAEAVLATGAAGVAAIGAVLEAPDPAAAARRLLEALERARSRPRFLLPAAPADPAGSAADARRAAIPRGR; encoded by the coding sequence GTGCCGGGAGCGGTCTTCCACCTGATCACCGACCGCCAGCGGAGCGCGGGCGACCTGATGGCCGCCCTGGGCGCGGCCGTGGAGGCGGGGGTGCGCTGGATCCAGATCCGCGAGAAGACGGCGCCCGCGGAGGCGCTCTACGCCTTCGGGCGGGCGCTCCAGGAGGACCCGCGCACGCGCGCCGCGGCGCTGATCGTCAACGACCGCGCCGACGTGGCCATGGCGCTGGGAGCGGCGGGCGTCCACCTGGCCAGGAAGAGCCTCCCGGTGGCGGCGGTGCGGCGCTTCCTGCCGGCGGGGATGCTGCTCGGCGCCAGCGTCCACTCGCTCGGGGAGGCGTTGGAGGCGGCCGAGGCCGGCGCCGACTACGTCACCTTCGGCCCCGTCTTCCCCACCCGCTCCCACCCCGGCCGGCAGGGACAGGGGCTGGAGGCCCTGGCCGCGGTGGTGGAGGCGGTCCGCCGCCCCGTACTGGCCATCGGCGGCATCACGCCCGCCAACGCGGAGGCGGTGCTGGCCACCGGCGCAGCCGGCGTGGCCGCCATCGGCGCCGTCCTCGAGGCGCCCGACCCGGCCGCGGCCGCCCGCCGGCTGCTGGAGGCGCTGGAGCGCGCCCGCTCCCGGCCGCGCTTCCTCCTCCCCGCCGCCCCGGCCGACCCGGCCGGCTCCGCCGCCGACGCTCGCCGCGCCGCGATCCCGCGCGGGAGGTGA
- a CDS encoding DUF763 domain-containing protein yields the protein MASRTGTADLPLHGGHCPPWLFERMVRLSGALLEAVVLEYGPREVLRRFADPFWFQAFGALLGFDWHSSGLTTTVTGAVKLALARREGELGLFVAGGKGAVSRRTPAEIEAAAERHALALDPGQLAAASRLAAKVDSAALQDGFELYHHAFLFTADGAWAVVQQGMEPQGGWARRYHWLGEGMESFVEEPHSAVCSDRRGPALNLVDRGSRAMRATLAEMVREERPERIVRDYRRLLEWLDSTPGRQALRAARRGPAGPRAGAPAAAVAGQLSLLAAAEEASEGGREAAAGAAPGGGGGGAPAALARYLRLPAAHEVPDADRLERVLRQLYARHIPDFESLLGLPGVGAQTVRALSMVAEVVHGVPASFRDPVRYSFAHGGKDGHPYPVDRATYDRSVRMLEEAVERARLGDRAKLEALGRLARLAGGG from the coding sequence ATGGCCTCGCGCACCGGTACCGCCGACCTGCCGCTCCACGGCGGCCACTGCCCGCCCTGGCTCTTCGAGCGCATGGTCCGGCTCTCCGGGGCGCTGCTGGAGGCGGTCGTCCTGGAGTACGGCCCCCGCGAGGTGCTGCGGCGCTTCGCCGATCCCTTCTGGTTCCAGGCCTTCGGCGCGCTCCTGGGCTTCGACTGGCACTCCTCGGGGCTGACCACCACCGTCACCGGCGCCGTCAAGCTGGCCCTGGCCCGGCGGGAGGGCGAGCTGGGCCTCTTCGTCGCCGGCGGCAAGGGCGCCGTCTCCCGGCGCACGCCGGCCGAGATCGAGGCGGCGGCCGAGCGCCACGCCCTGGCGCTGGATCCCGGACAGCTGGCGGCGGCCAGCCGCCTGGCCGCCAAGGTGGACTCGGCGGCGCTGCAGGACGGCTTCGAGCTCTACCACCACGCCTTTCTCTTCACGGCCGACGGCGCCTGGGCCGTGGTCCAGCAGGGGATGGAGCCGCAGGGCGGCTGGGCCCGGCGCTACCACTGGCTGGGCGAAGGGATGGAAAGCTTCGTCGAGGAGCCGCACAGCGCGGTCTGCTCCGACCGGCGCGGCCCCGCCCTCAACCTGGTAGACCGGGGCAGCCGGGCCATGCGCGCCACGCTGGCCGAGATGGTGCGCGAGGAGCGGCCGGAGCGGATCGTGCGCGACTACCGGCGCCTGCTGGAGTGGCTCGACTCGACGCCCGGACGGCAGGCGCTGCGCGCCGCGCGGCGGGGGCCGGCGGGGCCGCGCGCCGGCGCCCCCGCGGCGGCCGTGGCCGGTCAACTCAGCCTGCTGGCTGCGGCGGAGGAAGCGTCCGAAGGCGGGCGGGAGGCCGCCGCCGGCGCGGCGCCCGGGGGCGGAGGCGGCGGCGCTCCCGCCGCCCTGGCCCGCTACCTGCGCCTGCCCGCCGCGCACGAGGTGCCCGACGCCGACCGCCTGGAGCGGGTGCTGCGGCAGCTCTACGCGCGGCACATCCCCGACTTCGAGTCGCTCCTCGGCCTCCCGGGGGTGGGGGCGCAGACCGTGCGCGCGCTCAGCATGGTGGCCGAGGTGGTGCACGGCGTGCCGGCGAGCTTCCGCGACCCGGTCCGCTACAGCTTCGCCCACGGCGGCAAGGACGGCCATCCCTACCCGGTGGACCGGGCGACCTACGACCGCTCCGTGCGCATGCTGGAGGAGGCGGTGGAGCGGGCGCGCCTCGGCGACCGGGCCAAGCTGGAGGCGCTGGGACGGCTGGCCCGCCTGGCGGGAGGGGGCTGA